In Oncorhynchus tshawytscha isolate Ot180627B linkage group LG06, Otsh_v2.0, whole genome shotgun sequence, the following are encoded in one genomic region:
- the LOC112252705 gene encoding uncharacterized protein LOC112252705 isoform X1, translating into MEIENGAARGVLLPVLPGSEPFDNSILPPLQNMYMYEESKQSFRYNSAFLIKNTTLQERYEAFRTERRGMGYSEEELEESYGFLLFDDKNKANKLGETGVIPGHSTCSTLGDPSKGVYVSKYSDCLDLNRWYHGKSGYIAIIRLTKGRVRDVTENYTVNYTPPSNGFDCHVSEQLSAVSANTSSFLAFERTQYYMYELPGGGADSTVQPPSHACPFAIVAFSYWDTKTPASEDQEKSEEEKTVFHYYPWRGQLQISSQVYHVGLKSSTGPLIPAKLPTVMAVDGAIKMSDLRQKLPKAMFETCFIGEVSLEGMGWSLYELAPSEAEDTSLSQLTHELKEKDLALVIQLNDSGFLILLHSSHFLTYEDAGSNKPEVLQGMFVFPDSRAIQRDTKICSKKPSLSPEGLQVVPALNYAETEVEKCLPEQSWELRGLLEQHIQSYAALIHPGLTISPSREASIFPDQFDVPDALKYLYSTPKWTEMGWKCLKSYFHQPGSFELSVSRATELLAAGREERGDEPDDDVYYCLSSPEGPPMTPASLGGPEEEQSGGQSPGDTADTATYISNALAVSTEDFEKPGMTKADSNAPNKRVEEEKTLSSKEVQDKVQHVQPKEVQEEVPSDLTKPAVPAGDFAKPVLKKADSNAPETTLIPKEVQKELPYDLSQPVVLADDSGKPGKNKAVPGVEDEGTHLNAEEVQVDRQKEVKEDMLSDLSQPAENLRKAGPAALGKADCKAPEVGVANEGTNLHLKEVQKDMPSGLSQPAVSQEELKKPGPALATKPNIKAVETGVEDKGGDLPKKEVQEEVPCDLSQFAVSANVFAIAGMTVMTKATEVTEVSTSPASGDLPTVLVITATEGTATVVPHNENFGLINTESITKNSSSLPPAKVQERGGSALNGQRGKANEVNNLSTSDWRKRPRKRRRFSGLGKRVLRSSAADFEEEETEKGCLDSSKVYSLKKRKEMTDLVQLNPWKKKERMDVTQVRPLKMQRELMNLIQDLPLKKKKESKDSINFYPFKRKESVDLIHDGHPLKKKTDRWDLKAIISECGRIFVPHGSAVIAKDIESLKVMGKVIDHKQCADEMMVEACIKVPQPIETGDEPGLELIKSDENKDPHIWSSDSKDHPPEVKMADVDKMASQKSSELVQNKDMDFPSLEKHKKNSQFVAISLSKLKTVFSRRGKKKTPLKPVSEDQMLPLDKKSKADAGMESVHFSNSCKDTPDRITGAAEVAKEQTFGLDPKFALALGLTPRELHNNAPKSPEKSDIPLKQDIQSRLDLFTPQATSDQMSEALPSSPSATITLTDRGSPLKMKCKPADSIRKKWWLHYHTPTSFEKEKVAQPISSQLLTLNPDVRRVVSRGRPRTVKKDTSDASCPPADALTLLADLALSTSNNKVLEQQPDHLALQQQECCPSLLISDNSVKDGGSPHESDGEPESVLHALLKHPSVARLKLPPQSPSPKGLVVGSGERVVLVSQEHSYSLPPSSSLLLGLSGSTLQIPISEGLQPHRKDMVYGDGTQALRAFLCQEQDQNRKELGKESGVAPESMRKGIGRRQKFRRLRRFIEKDRSVQVTRLWKENYDFNSDSKFTNDPMDKTVIRALHGPWDFNIEDTNEQVQLIIHMWIGLFYSRSTARFFQADLSLLCMEEKDSTEVDHGMVQAQVTSETKTSSPAYIALSRIPEPEVLDRSNVGKKESQPLSLEPEALDLSVKTTSTVLDFTVDTKDSKQRIDLKSPSVYQPESGLHKEIISFHKQSTGLELKVYRDREDSMTSDKTSELDDDETNTHDNDSNGTLQNDVSPKRRNLESDGSYILLCEQAASVYINQEKVLETQRIDRGLEGKAKKEIQKEERSHDGEQNIARLKTMESKDVDEAQQVQDNDSVKTMSCTEVLGDGDLTNMADRVERNASEPRDGSYVAIYDGSESKMHKAYPSVEDSVEAAKPEAVHVGKDTTNKEINAQPAGNDSIGKALNAMHDEKIPKDVSRDDGNSKNEVQTALQEVNDNGDEAQTALQEGNDKGDEAQTALQEGNDNGDEAQTALQEGNDNGDEAQTALQEGNDNGDEAQTALQEGNDNGDEAQMALQEGNDNGDEVQPALQEGNDNGDEAQTALQEGNDNGDEAQTALQEGNDNGDEAQPALQEGNDNGDEAQTALQEGNDNGDEVQTALQEGNDNGDEAKTALQEGNDNGDEAQTALQEGNDNGDEAQTALQEGNDNGDEAQTALQEGNDNGDEALPAVNYEKESGDKAAPAVCGGNNYVAETPPEISHNENDSQKETLSVVHGGNDSTLPVDMYSKLYIDEEPTDEVQPMELVGNVSVGTTRVLLEMQVEIKSNDEVLTTRVFPLCDGNMPFVGEFDTSIQSKDVSAEAKTTAVETDFNGIRDSKDQKRISVPGQSKSDIGTQGPRHSQDETSEVLTGQVEIPLIGAGIPREDISHTDVLHSHSQTSETVRAQIEIPFIGVELPFIGVETDSKDIMHTEVHDTHLCQKDTPISSVCHSDNLFSGEMFRIVSKANESVSRCPTPIVDDGYIPIPDIHSGCLVNCDASGVGKPLSRCPTPTQDEPPFVTELSYYHHTPKTVFLPDLKDTNSPNLNSVFALIENEKAYCEPHEPSLGSSPSSVENMLHELRKSSNNNSKPNNLEAIGNQFSQLWTEPRKKPIATSTPLNTPYTSSKEKNDYSPYSNMRLTPAEQDLYALSSHNSLHRFPASYPKTHSTVTQKAAFSVPSTYLEVQPNDTTERILTRDLSEIALEGDTNLCPASTENIIQSFRQNIPGVSGPTAASQNLSGPNFTEPHPYSQQLAMAVNLSKSEGSRGEYSWKEGQTNIDPMSSDVVKSKQTAAPVHSNTNPHPYNTPYVTEMRRQIASLQDYVMDESEEPAVEQDNIESSLETNWISDDQHASNTSQLNKTKLDFINSLREYQQWDKREFDDVLDFSKQGNSSSVTFQSEESDKIFTRMEENKQDWLKYCRSERSGNTSKSQIDLDNEHEEVSSFAKPCLVTVLDHKGNRITYENYPVLKPSTSTHTWTAPNSNRQGSSSFLEFSKRWDDTHNTDESDLTQSSVDLETLIFSERMNQMLKRKRKNNSSRYNRSKHHRSTVEERASSCSPAVTVHFSSLQEQESSEEHWEGLPSLAGQKLKIDMPERKGMPEETDRDMPQHLQKLSYTKGSEMTHVNVSDLVAESFKAYHAMMTEVCAGRKYPHRTERLKREEAKRNSLPKSRTPSKDKDFCGQMKKDMYDSLHDNLNSVVKQSCKNKFRFYILVTSDDPFFNETKELLEAEGHITVEQSQFCLGKDSPSSPLYIILRNEDIAEHICEVPHLLELKKSQNVLFAGIDRPDDIVNLTHQELFSKGGFVVFEGAALDTLSLSNIKKMSGFLEGLSKKGKWKWLLHYKDSRKLKESARSSAEAQGKKSFMDNCQEAGMVEVLPYHECDVISRTRPNYLHCLVRLQVQNVSARLPVFITDTTADKAFAKHGIFTMNINSFLLISQSDTCTIS; encoded by the exons TTTCTCTGGAAGGAATGGGTTGGAGTCTGTATGAGCTGGCACCCAGTGAGGCTGaggacacctctctctctcagctcacaCATGAGCTCAAGGAGAAAGACCTG GCCCTCGTAATACAACTGAATGATAGTGGTTTCCTTATACTGTTACATTCATCTCACTTCCTCACATATGAAG ATGCTGGGTCCAATAAGCCAGAGGTATTGCAGGGGATGTTTGTGTTTCCGGATTCCAGAGCTATACAAcgag ACACCAAGATCTGCTCGAAGAAGCCCTCCCTCTCACCAGAGGGCCTCCAGGTGGTGCCTGCACTGAACTACGCAGAGACAGAGGTGGAAAAGTGCCTCCCTGAACAGAGTTGGGAGCTACGTGGTTTACTAGAGCAGCATATCCAGAGCTACGCTGCCCTCATCCACCCTGGGCTTACTATCAGTCCATCCAGGGAAGCCAGCATCTTCCCAGATCAGTTTGATGTTCCTGACGCCCTCAAATATCTCTACTCCACCCCAAAGTGGACTGAAATGGGATGGAAATGTCTCAAGTCTTACTTCCACCAGCCGGGCTCCTTCGAGCTCTCTGTATCCAGGGCCACAGAGCTCCTGGCGGCTGGACGAGAGGAGCGAGGGGATGAGCCAGATGATGACGTCTACTACTGCCTGTCATCTCCAGAAGGCCCCCCCATGACTCCTGCTAGTCTGGGTGGCCCAGAGGAGGAGCAGTCAGGGGGACAGTCACCAGGAGACACAGCTGACACAGCCACATACATAAGTAATGCACTGGCAGTATCTACAGAGGACTTTGAGAAACCTGGTATGACCAAGGCAGACAGTAATGCACCAAATaaaagagtagaggaagagaagaCCTTGTCTTCAAAGGAGGTGCAAGACAAGGTGCAACATGTGCAACCCAAGGAGGTGCAGGAGGAAGTGCCCTCTGATCTTACCAAGCCTGCCGTCCCAGCAGGGGACTTTGCGAAACCTGTCTTGAAGAAGGCTGACAGTAATGCACCAGAGACAACTTTGATTCCAAAAGAGGTGCAGAAGGAGCTTCCCTATGATCTTTCCCAGCCTGTTGTGTTGGCAGATGATTCTGGGAAGCCTGGGAAGAACAAGGCCGTACCAGGCGTAGAGGATGAAGGGACACATTTGAATGCAGAGGAAGTCCAAGTGGATAGGCAAAAGGAGGTGAAAGAGGATATGCTTTCTGATCTTTCACAGCCTGCAGAAAACTTGAGGAAAGCTGGCCCAGCAGCGTTGGGTAAGGCAGACTGTAAAGCACCAGAGGTAGGAGTAGCGAATGAAGGGACAAACTTGCACCTGAAAGAGGTGCAAAAGGATATGCCCTCTGGTCTTTCACAGCCTGCAGTCTCTCAAGAGGAATTGAAGAAACCTGGGCCGGCCCTGGCAACCAAGCCCAACATTAAAGCagtagagacaggagtagaggaTAAAGGGGGGGATTTGCCTAAGAAGGAGGTGCAAGAGGAGGTTCCATGTGATCTTTCCCAGTTTGCAGTGTCGGCAAATGTTTTTGCAATAGCCGGTATGACAGTGATGACCAAGGCCACAGAGGTGACAGAGGTTTCAACCTCACCTGCATCAGGTGACCTCCCAACAGTGCTAGTCATCACTGCCACTGAAGGAACTGCAACCGTTGTACCTCATAATGAGAACTTTGGCTTGATCAATACAGAGTCGATCACAAAGAACTCCTCCAGTTTGCCACCAGCCAAAGTACAGGAGAGGGGTGGAAGTGCTCTCAATGGGCAACGTGGCAAGGCCAATGAGGTCAATAATTTATCCACATCAGATTGGAGGAAACGGCCAAGGAAACGGCGTAGATTTAGCGGGTTGGGTAAACGGGTCTTGAGGTCTTCGGCAGCTGACTTTGAAGAGGAAGAAACTGAGAAGGGATGTTTGGATTCAAGTAAAGTCTACTCATTGAAAAAGAGGAAGGAAATGACAGATTTAGTTCAACTTAACCCATGGAAAAAGAAGGAAAGGATGGATGTAACCCAGGTTCGTCCATTGAAAATGCAGAGGGAACTAATGAATTTGATCCAAGATCTGCCTTTAAAAAAGAAGAAGGAAAGCAAGGATTCAATTAACTTTTACCCATTCAAAAGAAAGGAAAGTGTGGATCTAATTCACGACGGCCACCCATTGAAAAAGAAGACAGATCGGTGGGACTTGAAGGCAATCATCTCTGAATGCGGTAGAATCTTTGTCCCTCATGGTTCCGCAGTTATCGCCAAGGATATAGAATCTTTGAAAGTTATGGGGAAAGTGATAGATCACAAACAATGTGCTGATGAGATGATGGTTGAAGCTTGTATCAAAGTACCCCAACCCATAGAAACAGGAGATGAACCTGGCCTAGAGTTGATAAAGTCAGATGAAAACAAAGATCCGCACATATGGAGTTCAGACAGTAAAGACCATCCACCAGAGGTTAAAATGGCTGATGTAGACAAGATGGCCTCTCAGAAATCCTCAGAACTGGTCCAGAACAAAGACATGGATTTTCCTTCCttagaaaaacacaaaaagaataGTCAATTTGTTGCAATATCCCTCAGTAAACTAAAGACAGTTTTCTCAAGAAGGGGAAAGAAGAAAACACCTCTCAAACCTGTTTCAGAAGATCAAATGTTACCATTGGACAAAAAAAGCAAGGCCGATGCTGGCATGGAAAGTGTTCATTTCAGTAATTCCTGCAAAGATACCCCGGACAGAATCACAGGTGCTGCTGAAGTTGCAAAGGAACAGACATTTGGCCTAGACCCAAAGTTTGCACTAGCATTAGGCTTGACTCCTAGGGAGTTGCATAATAATGCACCCAAATCTCCAGAAAAAAGTGATATTCCACTGAAGCAAGACATTCAGAGCAGACTGGACCTGTTTACACCTCAAGCCACATCTGACCAAATGTCTGAGGCTTTGCCTAGCTCCCCTTCAGCAACAATAACCTTAACGGATCGGGGGAGCCCATTAAAAATGAAATGCAAGCCTGCAGACTCCATAAGGAAAAAAT GGTGGTTGCACTATCACACACCAACTTCTTTTGAAAAAGAGAAAGTAGCACAACCTATATCCTCCCAACTACTGACACTTAACCCTGATGTCAGGCGTGTTGTCAGTAGGGGTAGGCCTCGCACAGTGAAGAAAGATACCAGTGATGCATCATGCCCACCAGCAGATGCTCTGACCCTATTGGCCGATTTGGCCCTTAGTACCAGTAACAACAAAGTACTGGAACAGCAGCCAGACCACCTGGCACTTCAGCAACAAGAATGCTGTCCAAGTTTGCTTATAAGTGACAACAGTGTCAAAGATGGCGGCTCTCCTCATGAGTCAGATGGTGAACCAGAGTCTGTCCTTCATGCACTGCTGAAGCACCCTTCTGTTGCTAGGCTTAAACTTCCCCCTCAGTCTCCGTCACCCAAGGGGCTGGTGGTGGGGAGTGGGGAGCGGGTTGTGTTAGTCTCACAAGAGCATTCTTACTCACTACCGCCATCCTCCTCTCTACTATTGGGTTTGTCAGGTTCAACCCTCCAAATCCCCATTTCGGAGGGACTTCAGCCGCATCGCAAGGATATGGTCTATGGTGACGGAACTCAAGCACTACGGGCCTTCCTGTGTCAGGAGCAGGACCAGAACAGGAAGGAACTCGGGAAGGAATCCGGGGTGGCTCCAGAATCCATGAGAAAAGGAATTGGGCGCAGGCAGAAGTTCCGTCGGTTACGGCGGTTCATCGAAAAAGACCGCTCAGTTCAAGTGACAAGGCTGTGGAAGGAAAACTATGACTTTAATTCAGACAGCAAGTTTACCAACGACCCTATGGATAAAACAGTTATTAGAGCCCTACATGG CCCATGGGATTTCAACATTGAGGACACAAACGAACAGGTTCAGCTCATCATCCACATGTGGATAGGTCTTTTCTACAGCAGGTCCACTGCTAGGTTCTTCCAGGCAGACCTAAGTCTTCTATGTATGGAGGAAAAAGATTCTACAGAAGTGGATCATGGAATGGTACAAGCCCAGGTTACATCTGAGACCAAGACAAGTTCCCCTGCTTATATTGCCCTTTCCAGGATCCCAGAACCTGAAGTTTTGGACCGTAGTAATGTGGGTAAAAAAGAATCACAACCATTAAGCTTGGAACCTGAGGCATTGGACCTTTCAGTGAAAACAACCTCGACTGTGTTAGATTTCACTGTAGACACAAAGGATTCCAAGCAAAGAATAGATTTAAAAAGTCCTTCAGTATACCAACCAGAAAGTGGACTCCACAAGGAAATCATCTCTTTTCACAAACAAAGTACAGGTCTTGAGTTAAAG GTTTACAGAGACCGTGAGGACAGCATGACGTCAGACAAAACGAGTGAACTGGATGATGATGAAACTAACACCCATGACAATGACAGCAATGGTACCCTCCAAAATGATGTGTCCCCTAAAAGAAGAAATTTGGAAAGTGATGGATCGTACATTCTCTTGTGTGAACAGGCAGCAAGTGTGTACATTAATCAAGAAAAGGTCCTGGAGACTCAAAGAATTGACCGGGGTTTGGAGGGCAAAGCCAAAAAGGAAATCCAAAAGGAAGAGAGGAGCCATGATGGAGAACAAAACATAGCACGTCTTAAAACCATGGAATCTAAAGATGTTGATGAGGCGCAACAAGTTCAAGATAACGATTCAGTCAAAACAATGTCATGCACAGAGGTGCTGGGGGATGGTGACCTTACCAATATGGCTGACAGAGTTGAGCGTAATGCAAGTGAACCCAGAGATGGGTCTTACGTTGCCATCTATGATGGCAGTGAGTCAAAAATGCACAAAGCATATCCTAGCGTGGAGGATTCTGTTGAAGCAGCAAAACCAGAAGCAGTGCATGTTGGGAAAGACACCACAAACAAGGAAATCAATGCACAACCTGCTGGGAATGATTCCATTGGTAAGGCACTCAATGCAATGCATGATGAAAAGATTCCCAAAGATGTGTCACGGGATGATGGGAACTCCAAAAATGAGGTGCAAACGGCATTGCAGGAAGTGAATGATAATGGTGATGAGGCACAAACGGCATTGCAGGAAGGAAATGATAAGGGTGATGAGGCACAAACGGCATTGCAGGAAGGGAATGATAATGGTGATGAGGCACAAACAGCATTGCAGGAAGGGAATGATAATGGTGATGAGGCACAAACGGCATTGCAGGAAGGGAATGATAATGGTGATGAGGCACAAACGGCATTGCAGGAAGGGAATGATAATGGTGATGAGGCGCAAATGGCATTGCAGGAAGGGAATGATAATGGTGATGAGGTGCAACCGGCATTGCAGGAAGGGAATGATAATGGTGATGAGGCGCAAACGGCATTGCAGGAAGGGAATGATAATGGTGATGAGGCGCAAACGGCATTGCAGGAAGGGAATGATAATGGTGATGAGGCGCAACCGGCATTGCAGGAAGGGAATGATAATGGTGATGAGGCGCAAACGGCATTGCAGGAAGGGAATGATAATGGTGATGAGGTGCAAACGGCATTGCAGGAAGGGAATGATAATGGTGATGAGGCGAAAACGGCATTGCAGGAAGGGAATGATAATGGTGATGAGGCACAAACGGCATTGCAGGAAGGGAATGATAATGGTGATGAGGCACAAACGGCATTGCAGGAAGGGAATGATAATGGTGATGAGGCACAAACGGCATTGCAGGAAGGGAATGATAATGGTGATGAGGCACTACCAGCGGTGAATTATGAAAAAGAGTCAGGAGATAAAGCAGCACCTGCAGTATGTGGTGGGAATAATTATGTGGCTGAAACACCACCAGAGATATCACATAATGAAAATGATTCCCAAAAAGAGACACTGTCAGTGGTGCATGGTGGGAATGATTCGACACTACCTGTGGATATGTATAGCAAGCTGTATATAGATGAAGAACCCACCGATGAGGTACAACCAATGGAACTGGTTGGGAATGTTTCTGTTGGCACCACTCGAGTACTGCTAGAGATGCAGGTTGAGATTAAATCTAACGATGAGGTACTGACCACGAGAGTATTTCCACTGTGTGATGGGAACATGCCTTTTGTAGGTGAGTTCGACACATCCATTCAGTCCAAGGATGTTTCAGCAGAAGCTAAAACAACAGCAGTTGAGACCGATTTCAATGGGATTAGGGATTCTAAAGATCAGAAACGGATATCAGTGCCGGGTCAGAGTAAATCTGATATTGGCACACAAGGGCCCCGACATTCTCAAGACGAGACATCAGAGGTACTGACAGGCCAGGTAGAAATACCACTGATTGGAGCAGGAATTCCCAGGGAAGATATCTCACACACAGATGTTCTACATTCACACAGTCAGACATCAGAGACAGTGCGTGCTCAGATAGAAATACCATTTATTGGAGTAGAATTACCATTCATTGGAGTAGAGACGGATAGCAAGGATATCATGCACACAGAGGTGCACGACACTCACTTGTGTCAGAAAGACACACCAATATCTTCAGTGTGTCATAGTGATAATTTGTTTTCAGGTGAAATGTTTAGAATAGTTTCAAAGGCAAATGAATCTGTCAGTAGATGCCCAACCCCTATCGTGGACGATGGTTACATCCCGATTCCTGACATCCACAGTGGCTGCTTGGTTAACTGTGATGCCAGTGGGGTAGGCAAACCCCTCAGCAGATGCCCAACACCTACACAAGATGAGCCACCTTTCGTTACAGAATTGTCTTATTACCATCACACACCGAAGACTGTTTTTTTGCCCGATTTGAAAGACACCAACAGTCCCAACCTCAATAGTGTTTTTGctcttattgaaaatgaaaaggcTTATTGTGAACCACATGAACCAAGTCTTGGTAGCAGCCCTAGCTCTGTAGAGAATATGTTGCATGAGTTGCGTAAATCCAGCAACAACAATAGCAAACCAAATAATCTGGAAGCCATTGGTAATCAGTTCTCTCAATTATGGACTGAACCCCGCAAGAAGCCAATCGCCACTAGCACACCTCTCAACACCCCCTATACTTCTTCAAAGGAAAAAAACGATTACAGTCCTTATTCAAATATGCGACTTACCCCTGCTGAACAAGACCTGTATGCTCTTTCAAGTCACAATTCACTGCATAGGTTCCCTGCCTCCTATCCCAAAACCCATAGCACCGTAACACAGAAAGCAGCATTCTCTGTGCCATCAACCTACCTTGAAGTCCAGCCCAATGACACAACAGAAAGAATATTAACTCGGGACTTGAGTGAAATCGCTTTGGAGGGAGACACTAACTTGTGTCCTGCGTCAACAGAGAATATCATACAGTCCTTCCGTCAGAATATCCCAGGAGTAAGTGGACCTACAGCAGCTTCTCAGAACCTTTCAGGGCCCAACTTTACTGAGCCCCATCCATACAGCCAACAACTTGCCATGGCTGTGAATCTCTCCAAGAGTGAAGGCAGCAGAGGAGAGTACAGCTGGAAAGAAGGACAAACAAATATTGACCCTATGTCTTCAGATGTTGTCAAAAGCAAACAAACCGCTGCCCCTGTCCACTCAAACACTAATCCTCACCCGTATAACACACCATATGTCACCGAAATGAGGAGACAGATTGCAAgtttgcaagattatgttatggATGAAAGTGAGGAGCCTGCCGTAGAACAAGACAACATTGAATCTAGTCTAGAGACAAATTGGATATCAGATGACCAACACGCAAGTAATACATCCCAGTTGAATAAAACAAAACTTGACTTCATCAACTCTTTACGTGAGTATCAGCAATGGGATAAAAGGGAATTTGATGATGTTTTGGACTTCAGCAAGCAAGGCAATTCCTCTTCAGTCACCTTCCAGTCTGAAGAATCAGACAAAATATTTACCCGTATGGAAGAGAACAAACAGGACTGGTTAAAGTATTGTAGGTCAGAGAGGAGTGGGAACACCTCCAAAAGCCAAATCGATTTGGACAATGAGCACGAGGAAGTTTCCTCATTTGCAAAGCcatgcctagttacagttttggaTCACAAAGGAAACAGAATCACCTATGAAAACTATCCCGTTCTGAAACCTTCAACAAGCACGCACACATGGACAGCTCCGAACTCAAACAGACAGGGCTCGAGCAGTTTTCTGGAGTTCTCCAAGAGGTGGGATGATACACATAACACTGATGAATCTGATCTTACTCAGTCTTCTGTGGATCTGGAGACCCTCATCTTCTCAGAGAGAATGAACCAGATGCTAAAACGTAAAAGGAAGAATAACAGCAGCAGGTACAACCGATCAAAACACCACAGGTCAACTGTAGAAGAAAGAGCTTCCTCCTGTAGCCCGGCTGTGACAGTGCACTTTTCCAGCCTGCAGGAACAGGAAAGCTCGGAAGAACACTGGGAGGGACTACCTTCACTCGCAGGGCAGAAGTTAAAAATAGATATGCCTGAAAGGAAGGGTATGCctgaagaaacagacagagatatgccACAGCATCTTCAAAAACTCTCCTATACAAAGGGCAGTGAGATGACGCATGTCAACGTTTCAGATCTGGTTGCGGAAAGTTTCAAGGCGTACCATGCCATGATGACTGAGGTCTGTGCCGGCAGAAAGTACCCACACAGAACTGAGAGACTCAAGAGAGaagaagcaaagagaaacagtttGCCAAAGTCTCGAACCCCAAGCAAAGACAAAGACTTCTGTGGTCAGATGAAGAAGGACATGTATGACAGCCTGCATGATAATCTGAACTCTGTTGTGAAACAGTCATGTAAGAACAAGTTCAGGTTCTACATACTGGTGACATCAGATGACCCATTCTTCAACGAGACAAAG GAGCTGTTAGAAGCAGAGGGACACATAACAGTAGAACAGTCTCAATTCTGCCTTGGAAAGGATAGTCCCTCATCCCCTCTATACATTATCTTGAGGAACGAAGATATTGCTGAACACATTTGTGAG GTCCCTCACTTGCTTGAATTGAAGAAGTCTCAGAATGTGTTGTTTGCTGGTATTGACCGTCCTGATGACATTGTGAACCTGACCCACCAAGAACTCTTCAGCAAAGGCGGTTTTGTGGTGTTTGAGGGAGCAGCACTGGACACACTCAGTCTCA gCAACATTAAGAAAATGTCTGGTTTCCTTGAGGGGCTAAGTAAAAAGGGGAAGTGGAAATGGCTCTTGCATTACAAAGACAGCCGGAAGTTGAAAGAGAGCGCACG GTCTAGTGCTGAGGCACAGGGTAAAAAGAGCTTCATGGACAACTGCCAGGAGGCTGGAATGGTGGAGGTCTTACCCTACCATGAATGTGACGTCATTTCAAGGACACGACCCAACTACCTCCACTGTCTAGTCCGCCTGCAGGTTCAGAACGTATCAGCTCGTCTACCTGTATTTATAACTG aCACAACGGCAGACAAAGCATTTGCAAAACATGGGATATTCACAATGAATATTAACTCCTTCTTGCTGATTTCTCAGAGTGACACTTGCACTATTTCTTAA